One part of the Acidobacteriota bacterium genome encodes these proteins:
- a CDS encoding DUF11 domain-containing protein: MKSSLAAPAASMLSTFTKTASPAGGSTVAAGGMITYTITVINDDLFDDLGVLLTDATPANTTFVSASISQQPALSPNWICATPVAGGTGAIICQPNDLNRTFFAGAAGTSQVFQFQYTVQVNPTLSVGAVITGNPAHYIAAAGDPNTFGGPEDQFSDANVAVTHTVVHSTDLQIKKTDSPDAVFAGNQITYTLTVKNNGPSVASIGEVRVTDAVPVNTTAVSVTGTGAFAGCTAAALNGAGCLNTAVMNVGESATITFVVTVNAGTPNGFINNTANVSTVGAQVSDPNTTNNSSTTNTGVGPNADLQLTKTASVGPVVAGAGTITYTINISNSGPSNANAVVVTDNVPANTTITAGPTWTPGTGAPPGGCAVSPGGTITCGPTTVGGVLAVGQTATITYTVRVGASVAPGTLITNTANIASTGANATPDPNTANNLQGPTSTLVNTLADLGITKTTSAPTITAGGATFTYTLVVNNAGPSDAQNVIINDPLPLGISFVSVAQTVGTGFSCTGPSANQNGTVTCTKGTMAVGETATFVITAFAPANSAAAVRTNTATIQASTTDPVPGNNSAAVNTTIITNAVVSITKIDNPDPVVAGNNLTYTITVTNAGPSNAQAVTLTDPIPGNTTFVSLSGGGIFSNCSHNAGVVSCLPVVLPAGAAESLTVVVNVNPNTLPGIGAISNTATVTWTDSDSNPGTQSATQTTTVNKQTDITVTKTDSPHAVLAGNQITYTITVKNNGPSTAAVGGVSVVDATPTNTTDVSLTGTGAFATCTLAALHGGLCTNTTVMQPGEQAVLTYIVAVVPGTPTGFISNTATVAAIPANLDPNTTNNATTIQTAVGPNADLQLTKTSSPAAVTAGGPAPGSGQITYTITYKNNGPSDAVGVQVTDTVAGNLVAVGAINAPGLSCNGITPTPGVQFLCTPNANAFGANAVGVLPVNASGTLSYSVRVPANVAQGTLIANAATITSVAAGATPATPDPNPSNNSQNATSTLVNTSADLAITKTDSPDPVIAGNNLTYTITITNNGPSDAQNVVVTDQLAAPLSFVSVSSTDVGFACTAPPVGSVGLITCTKATLPVGASTTITLIGKVASGTISGATITNTATVASSTSDPGPSPNTATTTTTVNTSTTLSILKSDSPDPVVAGTNLTFTVTISNNGPSDAQNVVVTDPLPVNTSFVSVIGTGVFSTAGACSHNGANPGVVTCNALPNGVLPAGQTATAIITVKVASSAPVSPPLIVNTATVTSPTDPGSPRSATSQTTVRREADMSLVKSAPSTVIAGQNMDYTLTVKNDGPSDVSGGVAPGSIVVTDTLPLGTTFVSFFASGPGNFTCVANGQTVTCKNAAGAAGDFPKGSVVTIVLKVTAAKNLPDNSNLNNSATVALTGPEVDPIPGNNTGAASTVVHTSADLQVIKDVLDPLPPAGVVAGENITYRIRVKNNGPSNAMAVTVLDILPGNTTFVAGSLTGTGVFAGAACSYNPAGGTNGSITCIPNASPGPPPTVQGEFVCGVEETITYQVKVNASVSGGVIVPNPAQISSALTPDPNAGNNTSLPTSTVVIARSQLTITKTVFSSTPAVNPAAPAGAVIPGTLLTYRIKVTNNGPSDVINLLVSDTVPANARYVTANRSGGLGTSLVCQAPQGVVDPNGNGGIVNCQAPLLSSNPTLTPGDPAGAQNVVLIDLTVFIDASTKVSLVNNATVSATTNNFNQPVSATTTLTTPVSPTSDLVTTKSHTVDDTVANTNTAGNTFTYTITVKNNGQSTAQMVQVVDTLPTGQTLAAAPDVSQAAGMTCAPNTVGSGGVITCSGGTLLPNATAVIKLLIRIDPCLAPGIYNNTVTATSMSFDPTPANATVVDPVTVVARPDLAITKTAAATVIAGNTLTYTIDAINNGPSCALDVMITDPLPPNTVLVSAVPSAGGVLDASSPAVGANGTVKVTWPGLTSPGVTRSLTIIIRVGANVLCDTVLTNTATVSYTPRIPSPNPNPAIVWDVDPNLANNTSTVRTTVQAQSDLSITKTGPVQANFSTQAVTSTVTYVLNFSNAGPSNSAGTMVIDTLPKGFTVVGQPTSTIAGTTFTITTVAGVTTVKANIGVLGAANQVGTNFPTSGTITIVAKVPDKHPLITVTNTATITTMNCLPDPNLANNTSSWDTRITMPGTTPGIGYPALAEASDQKPGSVLFYPIYASDASNPNSQNTRVSITNTSDADQVCVHLFVVDGSSCSVLDAFICLTPNQTAAFLASDFDPGNSGYMMAVAVDCMTGLPIAFNCLIGDEFIKFSSGHAANLGAQTVAAAMWAPAGVDTTATNVTLRFDGMSYNRMPRLLAVDSIGSLADGNSTMLIVNRVGGDFRAVAANIGNFNGNLFDDAEIGYSFTATGGCQFRTILSNSFPRTFVSFSQAISSGRTGWMKFGTVEDRALIGAVINHNPNTLSNSGAFRQGHNLHALTLTDVATITVPVFTPSCQ; this comes from the coding sequence GTGAAGTCGAGCCTGGCCGCGCCTGCCGCGAGTATGCTCTCGACCTTCACCAAAACTGCTTCGCCAGCAGGTGGCAGCACGGTGGCGGCGGGCGGCATGATCACTTACACCATCACAGTCATCAACGATGATTTGTTTGATGACCTGGGTGTTTTGCTGACCGATGCAACGCCAGCCAATACGACATTTGTTTCTGCTTCGATCAGCCAACAACCGGCCTTAAGTCCGAACTGGATTTGCGCGACGCCGGTGGCCGGGGGGACTGGCGCCATCATCTGCCAGCCCAATGATCTAAACCGCACGTTTTTTGCGGGCGCTGCCGGCACGAGTCAGGTATTCCAGTTTCAGTACACCGTGCAAGTCAATCCGACCCTGTCGGTCGGGGCGGTCATCACGGGCAATCCCGCGCATTACATCGCTGCGGCGGGTGACCCGAATACCTTTGGCGGGCCGGAAGATCAATTCTCTGATGCCAATGTGGCGGTGACGCACACCGTCGTGCACAGCACCGATCTGCAAATCAAAAAGACAGATTCGCCCGATGCCGTCTTTGCGGGCAATCAAATTACCTACACCCTGACCGTCAAAAACAACGGCCCCAGTGTGGCGAGCATCGGCGAAGTGCGCGTCACCGACGCCGTGCCGGTCAATACCACCGCCGTCAGCGTGACGGGCACGGGCGCGTTTGCCGGTTGCACTGCCGCCGCGCTCAATGGCGCGGGCTGCCTGAACACCGCCGTGATGAATGTGGGCGAATCCGCGACCATCACCTTTGTCGTCACGGTCAATGCCGGAACGCCGAACGGTTTCATCAATAACACCGCCAACGTCTCGACCGTCGGCGCGCAAGTCAGCGATCCGAATACGACCAACAATTCTTCCACAACCAACACGGGCGTGGGGCCGAATGCGGATTTGCAACTGACCAAGACCGCCAGCGTAGGCCCTGTCGTTGCCGGTGCAGGCACGATCACGTATACGATCAACATCAGCAATAGCGGCCCCAGCAATGCCAACGCTGTCGTCGTCACCGACAATGTTCCGGCCAATACGACGATTACCGCTGGCCCCACCTGGACGCCAGGCACAGGCGCGCCGCCGGGCGGTTGCGCGGTTTCGCCGGGCGGCACGATCACCTGCGGCCCGACGACGGTGGGTGGTGTACTGGCGGTTGGCCAGACGGCCACGATCACCTACACGGTGCGCGTCGGCGCCAGCGTTGCGCCGGGCACGTTGATTACGAATACGGCGAACATTGCTTCAACCGGCGCGAACGCCACGCCTGATCCGAATACGGCCAACAACCTGCAAGGCCCGACCAGCACGCTGGTCAATACGTTAGCCGACCTGGGCATCACCAAAACAACCAGCGCGCCCACCATTACCGCAGGCGGGGCGACTTTCACCTACACGCTGGTCGTCAACAACGCCGGGCCGAGCGACGCCCAAAACGTCATCATCAATGATCCGCTGCCGCTGGGCATTTCATTTGTCTCGGTGGCGCAAACCGTCGGCACAGGGTTCTCTTGCACCGGCCCCAGCGCCAATCAAAACGGCACGGTGACCTGCACCAAAGGCACAATGGCCGTGGGCGAAACAGCGACCTTTGTCATCACGGCTTTTGCGCCAGCCAATTCCGCCGCTGCGGTGCGCACCAATACGGCGACCATCCAAGCGAGCACGACTGATCCGGTGCCGGGGAATAACTCGGCTGCCGTCAACACCACGATCATTACCAATGCGGTGGTCAGCATCACCAAGATTGACAACCCCGATCCGGTCGTCGCGGGCAATAACCTGACCTATACGATCACCGTCACCAACGCTGGGCCGAGCAACGCCCAGGCCGTCACGCTGACCGATCCGATCCCTGGCAACACGACCTTTGTTTCGCTCAGCGGCGGCGGCATTTTCTCGAACTGTTCGCACAATGCCGGGGTGGTTTCTTGCCTGCCCGTCGTCCTGCCCGCCGGCGCTGCGGAATCGTTAACCGTCGTGGTCAACGTCAATCCGAACACGCTGCCGGGCATTGGCGCGATCAGCAACACCGCGACCGTCACCTGGACGGACAGCGATTCCAATCCGGGCACGCAATCAGCGACGCAAACGACGACGGTCAACAAACAAACGGACATCACTGTCACGAAGACAGATTCGCCGCACGCGGTGCTGGCGGGCAATCAGATCACCTACACGATCACGGTCAAGAACAACGGGCCGAGCACGGCTGCGGTTGGCGGCGTGAGTGTGGTGGATGCGACGCCCACCAACACGACAGATGTTTCGCTGACCGGTACGGGCGCGTTCGCCACCTGCACGCTGGCGGCTTTGCACGGCGGCCTTTGCACGAACACCACGGTGATGCAGCCGGGCGAACAGGCGGTGTTGACATACATCGTCGCGGTCGTGCCGGGCACACCCACCGGCTTTATCAGCAACACGGCGACGGTGGCGGCGATTCCGGCCAACCTCGATCCGAACACGACCAACAACGCGACCACGATCCAGACGGCAGTAGGGCCGAATGCCGATTTGCAATTGACGAAGACCTCGTCACCAGCGGCAGTCACGGCGGGCGGCCCGGCACCGGGCAGCGGACAGATTACCTACACGATTACTTATAAAAACAACGGGCCGAGCGATGCCGTCGGCGTCCAGGTCACCGATACGGTCGCGGGAAATCTGGTTGCAGTCGGTGCGATCAATGCGCCCGGCCTGAGTTGTAACGGCATCACGCCCACGCCGGGTGTGCAATTCCTTTGCACCCCGAATGCGAATGCCTTTGGCGCGAATGCGGTGGGCGTCTTGCCAGTCAATGCGTCGGGTACGCTTTCGTATTCGGTACGCGTGCCGGCCAATGTGGCGCAAGGTACTTTGATTGCCAACGCGGCGACGATCACTTCGGTGGCCGCTGGCGCGACGCCCGCGACGCCGGACCCGAATCCCTCGAACAACTCACAGAACGCCACCAGCACGCTGGTCAATACATCGGCCGATTTGGCGATCACAAAGACCGATTCGCCCGACCCGGTCATCGCGGGCAACAATCTGACCTACACGATCACCATCACGAACAACGGCCCAAGCGACGCGCAAAACGTAGTGGTGACAGACCAATTGGCTGCGCCGTTGAGCTTCGTTTCAGTGTCGAGCACGGATGTGGGGTTTGCCTGCACCGCGCCGCCCGTCGGCAGCGTGGGGTTGATTACCTGCACCAAAGCGACGTTGCCCGTAGGCGCGTCAACCACGATCACGCTGATTGGCAAGGTCGCTTCTGGCACGATCAGCGGCGCGACGATTACCAACACGGCGACCGTGGCTTCCAGCACCAGCGATCCGGGGCCAAGCCCGAATACGGCAACGACCACGACGACGGTCAATACCAGCACGACGCTTTCCATCTTGAAATCCGATTCGCCCGACCCGGTCGTGGCGGGCACCAATCTGACGTTCACCGTCACCATCTCGAACAATGGGCCGAGTGACGCGCAAAACGTGGTGGTGACTGATCCACTGCCGGTGAATACCAGTTTCGTTTCGGTCATAGGCACGGGCGTGTTTTCAACGGCAGGCGCGTGTTCGCACAATGGCGCGAATCCCGGCGTTGTCACTTGCAACGCGCTGCCCAACGGCGTGCTGCCAGCGGGTCAAACGGCGACAGCGATCATCACGGTCAAGGTCGCCTCGAGTGCGCCCGTCAGTCCACCGTTGATTGTGAATACGGCGACGGTGACTTCGCCGACCGATCCGGGCAGCCCGCGTTCGGCGACTTCTCAGACCACCGTGCGGCGCGAAGCCGATATGAGCCTGGTCAAGTCCGCGCCCAGTACGGTCATCGCCGGACAGAACATGGATTACACGCTGACCGTCAAAAACGACGGGCCCAGCGATGTGTCAGGCGGGGTTGCGCCGGGCAGCATTGTGGTGACCGACACCTTGCCGCTGGGCACGACGTTTGTTTCCTTCTTTGCCAGCGGGCCGGGCAATTTTACCTGCGTGGCGAACGGGCAAACGGTCACTTGCAAGAATGCGGCGGGCGCGGCGGGCGATTTCCCGAAAGGCAGTGTCGTGACCATCGTGCTCAAGGTCACCGCCGCCAAGAATCTGCCCGATAATTCGAATCTCAACAATTCAGCGACAGTTGCGTTGACCGGCCCCGAAGTTGATCCGATCCCGGGCAATAACACGGGCGCGGCCAGCACGGTCGTGCACACGAGCGCTGATTTGCAGGTCATCAAAGATGTGCTTGACCCCTTGCCGCCGGCGGGCGTCGTGGCGGGCGAAAACATCACCTATCGCATCCGCGTCAAAAACAACGGGCCGAGCAATGCGATGGCGGTCACGGTGCTGGACATCCTGCCCGGCAACACAACTTTTGTGGCGGGTTCGCTCACGGGTACCGGCGTTTTTGCGGGCGCGGCGTGCAGTTACAACCCGGCGGGCGGCACGAATGGCAGCATTACTTGCATTCCGAATGCTTCGCCCGGCCCGCCGCCGACGGTGCAAGGCGAATTTGTCTGCGGCGTCGAAGAGACGATCACTTATCAGGTCAAAGTCAACGCTTCGGTCAGCGGCGGCGTGATCGTGCCGAATCCGGCGCAGATTTCGTCCGCCCTCACACCCGACCCGAACGCGGGCAACAACACTTCGCTGCCCACCAGCACGGTCGTGATTGCGCGTTCGCAATTGACGATCACGAAGACGGTCTTCAGTTCGACCCCGGCTGTGAATCCGGCGGCTCCGGCGGGTGCGGTCATTCCGGGCACGCTGCTGACCTATCGCATCAAGGTCACCAACAACGGCCCCAGCGATGTGATCAACCTGCTGGTCAGCGACACGGTTCCGGCGAATGCCAGATACGTCACGGCCAATCGGTCGGGCGGTTTGGGAACGTCGCTGGTTTGCCAAGCGCCGCAGGGCGTGGTTGATCCGAACGGCAATGGCGGCATCGTCAATTGCCAGGCACCGTTGCTGTCATCCAACCCGACGCTGACGCCGGGCGATCCGGCGGGCGCGCAAAACGTCGTCCTGATTGACCTGACTGTGTTCATTGACGCTTCGACGAAGGTCAGTCTGGTGAATAACGCGACGGTCAGCGCGACGACTAATAACTTCAATCAACCGGTCAGCGCGACGACTACACTCACGACGCCGGTTTCGCCGACCTCCGATTTAGTCACCACCAAGTCGCACACGGTTGACGACACGGTGGCCAATACCAATACGGCAGGGAACACCTTCACTTACACGATCACGGTCAAGAACAACGGCCAGAGCACGGCGCAAATGGTTCAGGTCGTTGACACGCTGCCCACCGGTCAAACGCTGGCCGCCGCGCCCGATGTTTCGCAAGCGGCGGGGATGACCTGCGCGCCCAACACGGTTGGTTCGGGCGGCGTCATCACTTGCAGCGGCGGCACGCTGCTGCCCAATGCGACGGCGGTCATCAAGCTGTTGATCAGGATTGATCCGTGTCTTGCGCCGGGCATTTACAACAACACGGTGACGGCGACTTCGATGTCGTTCGATCCGACGCCCGCCAATGCCACGGTGGTTGATCCGGTGACAGTCGTCGCGCGGCCCGATCTGGCGATTACCAAAACGGCGGCGGCCACGGTCATTGCGGGCAACACGCTGACTTACACGATTGACGCCATCAACAACGGGCCGAGTTGTGCGCTGGACGTGATGATCACCGATCCGTTGCCGCCCAATACGGTGCTGGTTTCGGCGGTACCGAGTGCGGGCGGCGTGCTGGATGCTTCCAGCCCGGCGGTCGGTGCGAATGGCACGGTCAAGGTCACGTGGCCAGGACTCACCAGTCCCGGCGTGACGCGCAGCCTGACGATCATCATCCGCGTCGGTGCGAATGTGCTGTGCGATACGGTGCTGACCAACACGGCCACGGTGAGCTATACGCCGCGCATACCAAGCCCGAATCCCAATCCGGCGATTGTTTGGGATGTTGACCCGAACCTGGCCAATAACACTTCGACCGTGCGGACGACGGTGCAGGCGCAATCCGATTTGTCCATTACCAAGACGGGGCCAGTCCAGGCGAATTTCAGCACGCAAGCCGTCACCTCGACTGTCACCTATGTGCTGAACTTCTCGAACGCCGGGCCTTCCAATTCGGCGGGCACGATGGTGATTGACACCTTGCCGAAAGGCTTCACGGTGGTCGGACAGCCGACTTCGACCATTGCTGGCACGACCTTCACCATCACGACGGTGGCGGGCGTGACGACGGTCAAGGCGAACATCGGCGTGTTGGGCGCGGCCAATCAGGTCGGCACCAATTTCCCGACCAGCGGCACGATCACGATTGTGGCGAAGGTGCCGGACAAACATCCGCTGATCACCGTGACCAACACGGCGACGATCACGACGATGAATTGCCTGCCTGATCCCAATCTGGCCAACAACACTTCCAGTTGGGACACGCGCATCACGATGCCGGGCACGACCCCAGGCATCGGCTATCCGGCGTTGGCCGAGGCCAGCGATCAAAAGCCGGGTTCGGTGCTGTTCTATCCGATCTACGCTTCGGATGCGTCCAATCCGAATTCCCAAAACACGCGCGTCAGCATCACCAACACGTCGGATGCCGACCAGGTGTGCGTGCATCTGTTTGTCGTGGATGGCAGCAGTTGCTCGGTGCTGGACGCGTTTATTTGTCTGACGCCCAATCAGACGGCGGCCTTCCTGGCGTCTGATTTCGATCCGGGCAATTCGGGTTACATGATGGCCGTGGCGGTGGATTGCATGACGGGGTTGCCCATCGCTTTCAACTGCCTGATCGGGGATGAATTCATCAAATTCTCTTCGGGCCACGCGGCCAACCTGGGCGCGCAAACCGTCGCGGCGGCGATGTGGGCACCCGCTGGCGTAGACACCACGGCCACCAATGTCACGCTGCGCTTTGACGGCATGAGTTACAACCGGATGCCGCGGCTGCTGGCGGTGGATAGCATCGGCAGTTTGGCGGATGGCAATTCGACCATGCTGATCGTCAACCGCGTCGGCGGCGACTTCCGGGCGGTCGCGGCCAATATCGGCAATTTCAACGGCAATCTGTTTGATGACGCCGAAATTGGCTACAGCTTTACCGCGACGGGTGGTTGCCAGTTCCGCACCATCCTTTCCAACAGCTTCCCCCGCACCTTCGTGAGTTTCAGCCAGGCCATCTCGTCCGGACGCACGGGCTGGATGAAGTTTGGCACGGTGGAAGACCGGGCGCTGATCGGAGCGGTCATCAATCACAATCCGAATACGCTGTCGAATAGCGGCGCTTTCAGACAAGGGCACAACCTGCACGCGTTGACGTTGACCGATGTGGCGACCATTACCGTGCCGGTGTTTACGCCGAGTTGTCAATAA
- a CDS encoding esterase family protein: MPPGPNPNSQYRLGPDSLPQEGVPKGEVRGPYTLLSTSGAYPGTQHTYWVYVPAQYDPAVPAALMVYQDGQAFKEEFGDIRAQNVMDNLIYRREIPVMIGVFINPGRTPEQPEPNAQEWGDRTTNRPTEYNTLDDKYARVVTEELLPVLYKDYNISKDPELHGIGGSSSGAIAAFTVAWERPNYFRKVLSNVGSFTNLRGGHVYPEKVLASEKKPIRVYLCDGRNDNRGLSRNGVYDEKRDWFYQNVRLMKALTQKGYDVNYSWSLNLHGQKYGGAIMPEMMRWLWRDGPVSTEVNDMVERSFRQPAAKKN; this comes from the coding sequence ATGCCGCCCGGGCCGAATCCGAATTCGCAATACCGGCTTGGCCCTGATTCGCTGCCGCAGGAAGGCGTGCCGAAAGGCGAGGTGCGCGGGCCGTACACGCTGCTCAGCACCAGCGGCGCCTATCCCGGCACGCAACACACCTATTGGGTCTATGTGCCCGCGCAATATGATCCAGCGGTGCCAGCGGCGCTGATGGTGTATCAGGATGGGCAGGCCTTCAAAGAAGAGTTCGGCGACATTCGGGCCCAAAATGTGATGGACAATCTGATCTACCGGCGCGAGATTCCGGTGATGATCGGCGTGTTCATCAATCCAGGCCGCACGCCCGAACAGCCCGAACCCAACGCGCAGGAATGGGGCGACCGCACCACCAACCGGCCCACCGAATACAACACGCTCGATGACAAGTATGCGCGCGTCGTTACCGAAGAACTGCTGCCGGTGCTTTACAAAGATTACAACATTTCAAAAGACCCGGAGCTGCACGGCATCGGCGGTTCGAGTTCGGGCGCGATTGCCGCCTTCACCGTCGCCTGGGAGCGGCCCAACTATTTCCGCAAAGTGTTGAGCAACGTCGGCAGTTTTACGAATTTGCGCGGCGGGCACGTCTATCCCGAAAAGGTGCTGGCGAGCGAGAAAAAGCCTATTCGCGTGTATCTGTGCGACGGGCGCAACGACAATCGCGGCTTGTCGCGCAACGGCGTCTATGACGAAAAGCGGGACTGGTTTTATCAGAACGTGCGGTTGATGAAAGCGCTGACGCAAAAGGGCTACGACGTGAATTATTCGTGGAGCCTGAATCTGCACGGGCAAAAGTACGGCGGTGCCATCATGCCGGAAATGATGCGCTGGCTCTGGCGCGATGGCCCGGTGTCTACCGAGGTGAACGACATGGTGGAACGGTCCTTCCGCCAACCTGCGGCGAAAAAGAATTGA
- a CDS encoding 1-acyl-sn-glycerol-3-phosphate acyltransferase, translating into MERTWAFVITRWIALTLFKLYNRVEFEGEAHVPLTGPVIVAPNHVSYLDPIWISLPIKRPLRYMTWDRMFKVPLLGPLMRAYGAFPVNVDKGDRAAFKHSLLHLRAGGGLVIFPEGGRSRDGALMPFKPGVIRLALDTQVTIVPVTIIGGYRTFNPHHLFPRPYKLKIVYHPPLALQPPSDETQLKEYMRAQAEQLQKIVAAALLG; encoded by the coding sequence ATGGAACGTACCTGGGCATTTGTCATCACGCGTTGGATTGCGCTGACGCTGTTTAAGCTCTACAACCGCGTCGAATTTGAAGGCGAAGCGCACGTCCCGCTGACCGGGCCGGTGATCGTCGCGCCCAACCACGTCAGCTACCTCGACCCCATCTGGATTTCGCTGCCGATCAAACGGCCCTTGCGCTACATGACCTGGGATCGCATGTTCAAAGTTCCGCTGTTGGGGCCGCTGATGCGGGCTTACGGCGCGTTCCCGGTCAATGTGGACAAAGGCGACCGTGCGGCCTTCAAGCATTCGCTCTTGCATCTGCGCGCGGGTGGCGGCCTGGTGATCTTCCCCGAAGGCGGGCGCAGCCGTGATGGCGCGCTGATGCCGTTCAAACCAGGCGTGATCCGGCTGGCGTTGGATACACAAGTGACCATCGTGCCCGTCACGATCATCGGCGGCTATCGCACGTTCAATCCGCATCACTTATTCCCGCGCCCCTACAAGCTCAAAATCGTCTACCACCCGCCCCTCGCCTTGCAGCCGCCGAGTGATGAAACGCAGTTGAAGGAGTACATGCGCGCACAAGCCGAACAACTGCAAAAAATCGTGGCCGCCGCTTTGCTGGGCTAG
- a CDS encoding GMC family oxidoreductase yields MQIKKSPTTYDVVIIGSGASGGMAAWNLTRQGVKVLLLDAGDRYDPDKYWMALLPYERRERLQRGERPELGYLSTKEQPYLVPDGKTYTLYRVWGHGGKTNMWGRVSLRYSDVDFKVNDGYGIPWPFEYKDIKPYYDKVDQLIGVCGGNDDTDTLPGSQFHQPAPALRCGEWALLKAGKRVGIKLVNGRRANLTKPLHGRAACHYCGDCGSGCTTGSFFNSAMHLLPAAMQTGRLKIISNAVVARITVDPKTGQANGVQYHHRHTKQEEQVRAKVVVLGASSVDSTRILLNSKSEIYPNGIGNTSGVIGKYFTEQFRFHVTAFLPHLYGRATTHDSGIGGEHVYMPRFNNHGKRRDYARGFGMQFWSSGCQNNASWARNLPGFGGAFKKEVLEMYPALMQLHPYGEIPPRVENRIEVDETKTDQYGVPLPRIHLSYTDNERKMSEEMYDTVETLVHEAKGELFNYQRGEWDVPGSAIHEHGTCRMGSDPKTSALNGFNQMHAVKNLFVVDGSAFPSATEKNPTLTILAVAWRATDYLAAQLKKGSL; encoded by the coding sequence ATGCAGATCAAAAAGTCTCCGACCACCTACGATGTTGTCATCATCGGCTCCGGCGCGTCCGGCGGGATGGCGGCGTGGAATCTGACGCGGCAGGGCGTGAAGGTGTTACTGTTGGACGCGGGCGACCGCTACGACCCGGACAAATACTGGATGGCGCTGCTGCCTTACGAACGGCGCGAACGTTTGCAACGCGGCGAACGGCCTGAGTTGGGTTACTTGAGCACCAAAGAACAGCCTTATCTGGTGCCGGATGGCAAGACCTACACGCTCTATCGCGTCTGGGGCCACGGCGGCAAAACGAATATGTGGGGCCGCGTGTCGCTGCGTTACTCTGACGTGGATTTCAAAGTGAATGACGGCTACGGCATTCCGTGGCCGTTTGAATACAAGGACATCAAACCTTACTACGACAAGGTTGACCAACTGATCGGCGTCTGCGGCGGCAACGATGACACCGACACCTTGCCGGGCAGCCAGTTTCATCAACCCGCGCCCGCCTTGCGTTGCGGCGAATGGGCGTTGCTGAAGGCGGGCAAGCGCGTGGGCATCAAACTCGTCAATGGCCGCCGCGCGAATTTGACCAAGCCGCTGCATGGCCGTGCCGCCTGTCATTATTGCGGCGATTGCGGGTCGGGCTGCACGACGGGCAGCTTTTTCAATTCGGCCATGCATTTGTTGCCGGCGGCCATGCAAACAGGCCGCTTGAAAATCATCAGCAACGCCGTGGTCGCGCGCATCACCGTTGATCCGAAAACGGGCCAAGCCAACGGCGTGCAATACCATCACCGCCACACCAAACAGGAAGAGCAGGTGCGCGCCAAAGTCGTCGTGCTTGGCGCGTCTTCGGTAGATTCGACGCGCATCCTGCTCAACTCCAAATCGGAGATTTATCCCAACGGCATCGGCAATACGTCGGGCGTGATCGGCAAGTATTTCACCGAGCAATTCCGCTTTCACGTCACGGCATTTCTGCCGCATCTGTATGGCCGCGCGACGACGCACGACAGCGGCATCGGCGGCGAACACGTTTATATGCCGCGCTTCAACAATCATGGCAAGCGGCGTGATTATGCGCGCGGCTTCGGCATGCAATTCTGGTCGAGCGGCTGTCAGAACAACGCCTCGTGGGCCAGGAACCTACCCGGCTTCGGCGGCGCGTTCAAAAAAGAAGTGCTGGAAATGTATCCCGCGCTCATGCAATTACATCCTTACGGCGAAATCCCGCCGCGCGTCGAGAACCGCATTGAGGTGGATGAAACCAAGACCGATCAATACGGCGTGCCGCTGCCGCGCATTCATTTGAGTTACACCGACAACGAACGCAAGATGTCCGAAGAGATGTATGACACCGTCGAGACGCTGGTGCACGAGGCCAAAGGCGAACTCTTCAATTACCAGCGCGGCGAATGGGATGTGCCCGGTTCGGCGATTCATGAACATGGCACCTGCCGCATGGGCAGCGATCCGAAAACGTCAGCATTGAACGGCTTCAATCAAATGCACGCGGTCAAAAATCTGTTCGTGGTGGATGGCTCTGCGTTCCCGTCGGCGACCGAAAAGAATCCGACGCTGACGATTTTGGCCGTCGCCTGGCGCGCGACTGACTATCTGGCCGCGCAACTCAAGAAAGGAAGCCTCTGA
- a CDS encoding BrxA/BrxB family bacilliredoxin, translated as MPYSEILIKPMREDLSKLGIEETRTPEQLDAAVKNTPGALMVVVNSVCGCAAGKARPGVMLALQNEIKPAHSVTVFAGADIAATERARAYFKGYPPSSPSIGLLKNGEIIWMLQRHEIEGRDAYQIADILKAAFNKYCAPAQAAAAN; from the coding sequence ATGCCTTATTCCGAAATCCTGATCAAACCGATGCGCGAGGATTTATCCAAGCTCGGGATCGAAGAAACCCGCACGCCCGAACAGTTGGACGCCGCCGTCAAAAACACGCCGGGCGCACTGATGGTCGTCGTCAATTCCGTCTGTGGCTGCGCCGCCGGCAAAGCGCGGCCCGGCGTGATGCTGGCGCTGCAAAACGAAATCAAACCCGCGCACAGCGTCACGGTCTTTGCCGGTGCCGACATCGCCGCGACCGAACGCGCGCGCGCCTATTTCAAAGGCTATCCGCCCTCGTCACCCTCGATTGGGTTGCTGAAAAACGGCGAGATCATCTGGATGCTGCAACGCCACGAGATAGAAGGGCGCGACGCCTATCAGATCGCGGACATTTTGAAGGCCGCCTTTAACAAGTATTGCGCCCCGGCGCAGGCGGCGGCGGCGAACTAG